A genomic region of Barnesiella propionica contains the following coding sequences:
- a CDS encoding DUF3127 domain-containing protein encodes MEIKGKIIHVLPLQSGISKAGNSWKKQEYVLETEEQYPRKVCFNIFGDKVDQFPAAIGDDVVVSFDLESREFNGRWYTDVRAWKIEKTAGMAQGGDMPPIPNDIAPFPPASDAAFGPSSNDDLPF; translated from the coding sequence ATGGAAATAAAAGGAAAGATTATACACGTTTTGCCCTTGCAAAGCGGTATTTCAAAGGCTGGTAACTCCTGGAAGAAACAAGAATATGTATTGGAAACGGAAGAGCAATATCCCCGGAAAGTTTGTTTTAATATTTTTGGAGACAAAGTAGATCAGTTTCCGGCGGCGATAGGCGATGACGTAGTAGTAAGCTTCGATTTGGAAAGCCGGGAATTCAACGGGCGGTGGTATACCGATGTGCGTGCTTGGAAAATCGAAAAAACAGCCGGGATGGCTCAGGGAGGAGATATGCCTCCTATACCGAATGATATAGCTCCATTCCCTCCCGCATCAGATGCTGCTTTCGGGCCGTCTTCGAATGATGACTTACCTTTCTAA